The Hymenobacter sp. DG01 genome has a segment encoding these proteins:
- a CDS encoding SDR family oxidoreductase: MQILDFSDLSTAQLPAQPLLIAGANGTLGRAFQRICAIRGIDFVALSRQELDISDPLSVEKTLTRYQPWAVVNAAGYVRVDEAETDFRECYRQNTTGPAILAAACAYRDLHFLTFSSDLVFDGSKLAAYVENDTPCPLNVYGNSKRLAERDVLLRMPQALVVRTSAFFSHWDEYNFVYAALHAGYRKQAFEAADNVLISPTYVPDLVNVSLDLLLDEERGVWHLANQGAYTWADLARLAADMASLDTSFVVPRSMQAFGLPAARPAYSVLGSHQGNLLPSVEDRLQQCVSEVMTTLAASPEEESMAVAS; this comes from the coding sequence ATGCAGATTCTTGACTTTAGTGACCTGTCCACCGCCCAGCTGCCGGCGCAGCCCCTGTTGATTGCAGGCGCTAACGGCACCCTGGGCCGGGCTTTCCAGCGCATCTGTGCCATACGGGGCATCGATTTTGTTGCCCTGAGCCGCCAGGAACTGGATATTTCCGATCCGCTTTCTGTTGAGAAGACCCTGACCCGCTACCAGCCCTGGGCCGTGGTAAATGCCGCCGGCTACGTGCGCGTAGATGAGGCCGAAACCGATTTCAGGGAATGCTACCGCCAGAACACGACCGGGCCGGCCATTCTGGCGGCGGCCTGTGCCTACCGCGACCTTCACTTCCTGACCTTTTCCTCTGACTTGGTCTTCGATGGTAGTAAGTTGGCCGCTTATGTGGAAAACGACACTCCGTGCCCACTAAATGTATATGGCAACAGCAAACGCCTGGCCGAGCGCGACGTGCTGCTGCGCATGCCGCAGGCCCTGGTAGTGCGCACCAGCGCATTTTTTAGCCACTGGGACGAATATAACTTCGTGTACGCGGCCCTGCACGCCGGCTACCGCAAGCAGGCCTTCGAAGCCGCCGACAATGTACTGATTTCGCCTACTTACGTGCCGGATCTGGTGAACGTGTCCCTGGACCTGCTCCTGGATGAGGAGCGGGGCGTATGGCACCTGGCCAACCAGGGCGCCTACACCTGGGCCGACTTGGCCCGCCTGGCCGCCGATATGGCCAGCCTGGACACTTCGTTTGTGGTGCCCCGCTCTATGCAGGCCTTTGGGTTGCCGGCCGCTCGTCCGGCCTATAGCGTGTTGGGTAGCCACCAGGGCAACCTGCTGCCTTCCGTTGAGGACCGCCTGCAGCAGTGCGTATCGGAGGTGATGACCACCCTGGCGGCTTCGCCCGAAGAAGAATCTATGGCCGTTGCCTCCTAG
- the secA gene encoding preprotein translocase subunit SecA → MFDFLGKTVAKIFGTKSDRDLKEIVPYVALVNAEYANLAQLSDDELRARTDEVRARIDAYLKAIDDQIAALHQRVNEDASLDAVQKEQLFDQIDTLEKQRNKELEVVLMEVLPVAFAIAKETARRYTQNGQLVVTATDYDREYARRKSNVTIQGDKAIWSNKWTAAGAEVTWDMIHYDVQIIGGVVLHQGKISEMATGEGKTLVSTLPAFLNALARRGVHLVTVNDYLAKRDSEWNAPLFEFHRITVDCIDKHQPNTDARRQAYLADITYGTNNEFGFDYLRDNMARDPQELVQRRHHYAMVDEVDSVLIDDARTPLIISGPVPRGDVHEFYQLKPRIERLVNEQKKQVQQYLVDARRLIKEGKDGAKEGEGGLALFRAYRGLPKSKPLIKFLSETGMRAILQKTENYYLQDNQRQMPKADEPLFFTIDEKNNQIELTEKGIDLITGQGEDHSFFIMPDIGSELAVIENSKELSAEDKLHTKEKLMDDFQVKSERIHTINQLLKAYTLFEKDDQYILTDDGKVKIVDEQTGRVMEGRRYSDGLHQAIEAKENVRVEDATQTYATVTLQNYFRMYHKLGGMTGTAETEAGEFWEIYKLDVVVIPTNRGIARKDEHDKVYKTVREKYNAVAEEIQTLVQAGRPVLVGTTSVEISELVSRMLNLRKIPHQVLNAKQNQREAEIVAAAGYPGTVTIATNMAGRGTDIKLRGTAKEAGGLAIIGTERHESRRVDRQLRGRAGRQGDPGSSQFFVSLEDNLMRLFGSDRIAKLMDRMGLEEGEVIQHSMITSSIERAQKKVEENNFGIRKRLLEYDDVMNAQREVVYKRRRNALHGERLELDIWNMIYDVCEDIVIGHKGNNDFEDFKLAIIRVFGYDTHLTAQDLTGMQPGPLTQRLYDEALGYYHSKNEFIAGNSLPLINDLLGQNSPYENIAIPFTDGRKQIQAIANLRRAQGNGGHEVIRSMEKVVVLSVIDEAWTKHLRAMDDLKQVVQNAVYEQKDPLLVYKFESFELFKQMISKVNEDTIQFLFRADVPMQAGQDGYDEPEYFTEDELPVAPPQPRLKAEKEVSSASLGAGPEDLEQDGAQVLEKQQPAKSQKVANRNEKVSVQYMDGRIVRDVKFKQVEDDLLNDRAVLID, encoded by the coding sequence ATGTTTGATTTTCTAGGGAAAACCGTCGCCAAGATTTTCGGTACCAAATCGGACCGGGATTTGAAGGAGATTGTTCCGTACGTGGCGCTCGTAAACGCCGAATATGCCAACTTGGCACAACTCAGCGACGATGAGCTGCGCGCCCGCACCGATGAAGTCCGGGCCCGGATCGACGCTTACCTGAAAGCCATCGACGACCAGATTGCCGCCCTGCACCAGCGCGTAAACGAGGATGCCTCGCTCGACGCCGTGCAGAAAGAGCAGCTGTTTGATCAGATTGACACGCTGGAAAAGCAGCGCAACAAGGAGCTGGAGGTGGTACTCATGGAAGTGCTGCCCGTGGCTTTTGCCATTGCCAAAGAAACTGCCCGCCGCTATACCCAGAACGGCCAGCTGGTAGTTACCGCCACCGACTACGACCGGGAATACGCCCGCCGCAAGTCCAACGTAACCATCCAGGGCGACAAGGCCATCTGGAGCAACAAGTGGACCGCCGCCGGCGCCGAAGTAACCTGGGACATGATCCACTACGATGTGCAGATCATTGGGGGGGTAGTGCTGCACCAGGGCAAGATTTCGGAAATGGCGACTGGTGAGGGCAAAACCCTGGTTTCTACCCTGCCTGCCTTCCTCAATGCCCTGGCCCGCCGTGGTGTACACCTGGTAACCGTAAACGACTACCTGGCCAAGCGTGACTCGGAGTGGAACGCGCCCTTGTTCGAGTTCCACCGCATCACGGTGGACTGCATTGACAAGCACCAGCCTAACACAGATGCCCGCCGCCAGGCCTACCTCGCCGACATCACCTACGGCACCAACAACGAGTTCGGCTTCGACTACCTGCGCGACAACATGGCCCGCGACCCGCAGGAGTTGGTGCAGCGTCGTCACCACTACGCCATGGTCGATGAGGTGGACTCCGTACTGATTGACGATGCCCGGACCCCGCTCATCATCTCGGGCCCCGTGCCCCGCGGCGACGTGCACGAGTTCTATCAGCTTAAGCCCCGCATTGAGCGGCTGGTGAACGAGCAGAAAAAGCAGGTGCAGCAGTACCTGGTAGATGCCCGCCGCCTCATTAAGGAAGGTAAGGACGGAGCTAAGGAAGGCGAAGGTGGGCTGGCCCTGTTCCGCGCCTACCGGGGCCTACCCAAGAGCAAGCCCCTGATCAAGTTCCTGTCGGAAACCGGCATGCGCGCCATTCTGCAGAAGACGGAGAACTACTACCTCCAGGACAACCAGCGCCAGATGCCCAAGGCTGATGAGCCGCTGTTCTTCACCATCGACGAGAAAAACAATCAGATCGAGCTGACCGAAAAAGGCATCGACCTGATTACCGGTCAGGGTGAAGACCACAGCTTCTTCATCATGCCCGATATCGGCTCCGAACTGGCCGTTATTGAGAACAGTAAGGAGCTGAGCGCCGAGGACAAGCTGCACACCAAGGAGAAGCTCATGGACGACTTCCAGGTGAAGTCGGAGCGTATCCACACCATTAACCAGCTGCTGAAAGCCTATACCCTCTTCGAGAAGGATGACCAGTACATCCTCACCGACGACGGCAAGGTGAAAATCGTGGACGAGCAGACCGGCCGCGTAATGGAGGGCCGTCGCTATTCCGATGGTCTGCACCAGGCTATTGAAGCCAAGGAAAACGTGCGCGTGGAAGACGCCACCCAGACCTACGCCACAGTAACTCTGCAGAACTACTTCCGCATGTACCACAAGCTGGGCGGCATGACGGGTACAGCTGAAACCGAAGCCGGCGAGTTCTGGGAAATCTATAAGCTCGACGTGGTAGTAATTCCTACCAACCGTGGTATTGCCCGCAAAGACGAGCACGACAAGGTGTACAAGACCGTTCGCGAGAAGTACAACGCCGTAGCCGAGGAAATCCAGACGCTGGTGCAAGCTGGCCGCCCTGTGCTGGTAGGTACTACCTCCGTCGAAATTTCGGAGCTGGTAAGCCGCATGCTCAACCTGCGCAAGATTCCGCACCAGGTACTGAACGCCAAGCAAAACCAGCGCGAAGCCGAGATTGTAGCGGCTGCCGGCTACCCTGGCACCGTGACCATTGCCACCAACATGGCTGGCCGTGGTACCGACATCAAGCTGCGCGGCACCGCCAAGGAAGCCGGTGGTCTGGCCATCATCGGCACGGAGCGCCACGAGTCGCGCCGCGTTGACCGCCAGCTGCGGGGCCGTGCCGGCCGCCAGGGCGACCCGGGTTCTTCTCAGTTCTTCGTGAGCCTCGAGGACAACCTGATGCGTCTGTTCGGCTCCGACCGCATTGCCAAGCTCATGGACCGTATGGGTCTGGAAGAAGGCGAGGTAATTCAGCACTCCATGATTACTTCTTCTATTGAGCGTGCTCAGAAGAAAGTGGAGGAAAACAACTTCGGCATCCGGAAGCGCCTGCTGGAGTACGACGACGTGATGAATGCCCAGCGCGAGGTAGTGTACAAGCGTCGCCGCAACGCCCTGCACGGCGAGCGTCTGGAGCTGGACATCTGGAACATGATCTACGACGTCTGCGAAGACATCGTCATCGGCCACAAAGGCAACAACGACTTCGAGGACTTCAAGCTGGCCATCATCCGCGTGTTCGGCTACGATACGCACCTGACCGCTCAGGACCTGACCGGCATGCAGCCCGGCCCGCTCACCCAGCGCCTCTACGATGAAGCCCTCGGCTATTATCACTCGAAAAACGAGTTCATTGCCGGCAACTCCCTGCCCCTCATCAACGATTTGCTGGGTCAGAACTCGCCCTACGAGAATATTGCCATTCCCTTCACCGACGGCCGCAAGCAGATTCAGGCCATTGCCAACCTGCGCCGTGCTCAGGGTAACGGTGGCCACGAGGTAATCCGGAGCATGGAGAAGGTGGTGGTGCTGTCGGTGATTGACGAGGCCTGGACCAAGCACCTGCGCGCCATGGACGACCTGAAGCAGGTGGTGCAGAACGCCGTGTACGAGCAGAAAGACCCGCTGCTGGTGTACAAGTTCGAGTCGTTCGAGCTGTTCAAGCAGATGATCAGCAAGGTCAATGAGGATACCATCCAGTTCCTGTTCCGCGCCGACGTGCCCATGCAGGCCGGCCAGGACGGCTACGACGAGCCCGAGTATTTCACCGAAGACGAGCTGCCCGTAGCCCCGCCCCAGCCCCGCCTGAAGGCTGAGAAAGAAGTATCGTCGGCTTCGCTGGGTGCCGGCCCCGAGGATCTGGAGCAGGATGGCGCCCAGGTACTGGAAAAGCAGCAGCCCGCCAAATCGCAGAAAGTGGCCAACCGCAACGAGAAGGTAAGCGTGCAGTACATGGACGGCCGTATCGTGCGCGACGTGAAGTTTAAGCAGGTAGAAGACGACCTGCTCAACGACCGGGCCGTGCTGATCGACTAA
- a CDS encoding family 1 glycosylhydrolase has product MENVEVWGGVECTIRRVGEGYSDQLLSSGHRTRIEDLDLFAELGIKKLRYPILWEQVAPESLDHPDWTWTDERMERLRELGIDPIVTLLHHGSGPRYTALHKKNFVPGLARFAGMVAERYPWIKHYTPVNEPLTTARFSGLYGIWYPHALDDKTFVRIQLNHIKGVKQAMKAIRRVTPDAQLVQTEDLGKTHCTPKLKAQAEFENSRRWLTFDLLCGRLDQSHLMWPYLRKHGASEAELLELVHDPLPPDVLGINHYITSERFLDDNHHYFPAHHLCQSEARVDYADVEAVRVRLVKMAGIHDLLLEAWERYKLPIAVTEVHLDCTREEQMRWIKYVWDAANQLKEEGVDVRAITIWSLLGAYDWNTLLTREGAFYESGVFDMRGGKPRPTALFKMVKALATEGQYHHPVLRNKGWWERDDRFLYHHHCPTSKST; this is encoded by the coding sequence ATGGAAAATGTAGAAGTATGGGGAGGTGTAGAGTGCACCATTCGGCGGGTTGGCGAGGGCTACTCCGACCAGCTCCTGAGCAGCGGACACCGCACCCGAATTGAGGACCTGGACCTGTTTGCTGAGCTGGGCATTAAAAAGCTGCGCTACCCCATTCTGTGGGAGCAGGTAGCCCCCGAAAGCCTGGACCACCCCGACTGGACCTGGACCGACGAGCGAATGGAGCGTTTGCGGGAGCTGGGCATTGACCCCATCGTAACGCTCCTGCACCACGGCAGCGGCCCGCGCTACACCGCCCTTCACAAAAAGAACTTTGTGCCCGGCCTGGCCCGCTTTGCCGGCATGGTGGCCGAGCGCTACCCCTGGATCAAGCACTACACCCCCGTCAACGAGCCCCTGACCACGGCGCGCTTCAGCGGCCTCTACGGCATCTGGTATCCGCACGCTCTCGACGACAAAACGTTCGTGCGTATTCAGCTCAACCACATCAAGGGCGTAAAGCAAGCCATGAAGGCCATCCGGCGGGTAACCCCCGACGCCCAACTGGTACAGACCGAGGACCTGGGCAAAACCCACTGCACGCCTAAGCTAAAAGCCCAGGCTGAGTTCGAAAACAGCCGCCGATGGCTCACTTTCGACCTGCTCTGCGGCCGACTTGACCAAAGCCACCTCATGTGGCCCTACTTGCGCAAGCACGGTGCTTCCGAAGCCGAGCTGCTGGAGCTGGTGCACGACCCCCTACCCCCCGATGTGCTTGGAATCAACCACTATATCACCAGTGAGAGGTTCCTCGACGACAACCACCACTATTTCCCGGCTCACCACCTGTGCCAGAGCGAGGCGCGGGTTGATTACGCCGATGTGGAGGCCGTGCGTGTACGGCTGGTGAAAATGGCCGGCATTCATGACTTGCTGCTGGAAGCCTGGGAGCGGTATAAGCTACCCATTGCCGTGACGGAAGTTCACCTCGACTGCACCCGCGAGGAGCAGATGCGCTGGATAAAATACGTCTGGGATGCGGCCAACCAGCTCAAGGAAGAAGGCGTTGACGTGCGCGCCATTACCATCTGGTCGTTGCTGGGCGCTTACGACTGGAACACCCTGCTGACCCGGGAAGGGGCTTTCTATGAAAGCGGGGTGTTTGATATGCGCGGGGGCAAGCCCCGCCCCACCGCTCTTTTCAAAATGGTAAAGGCGCTGGCTACTGAAGGCCAGTATCACCATCCGGTGCTCCGCAACAAAGGCTGGTGGGAGCGGGACGACCGTTTCCTCTACCACCATCATTGTCCCACCTCCAAGTCCACCTAA
- a CDS encoding aldo/keto reductase: protein MKYNLLGNTGLKVSELCLGTMTFGGKGWAAAIGSLDQQAVDELVKRSLDAGINFIDTANVYSEGLSEELTGQSLHNLGISRHDVVLATKVRGKMGEGPNDAGLTRKHIFQQVDDSLRRLKTDYIDLYQTHSYDPLTPLEETLRALDDLVRSGKVRYIGASNVAAWQLMKALSYSTYNHVEKYVSLQAYYTIAGRDLERELVPLLQDQKVGLMVWSPLAGGFLSGKFNRENQNEEGARRVNFDFPPVDKEKAFDIIDVLRPMAEAKGATVAQLALAWLLHQPVVSSVIIGAKKMDQLEDNLKAVDVQFSPEELQQLDEVSKLAPEYPGWMLDFTKGDRQL from the coding sequence ATGAAATATAACCTGCTAGGCAATACCGGCCTGAAGGTATCGGAGCTATGCCTGGGCACCATGACGTTTGGTGGCAAAGGCTGGGCGGCAGCCATCGGCTCCCTGGATCAGCAAGCTGTTGACGAGCTGGTAAAACGCTCCCTTGATGCCGGCATCAACTTCATCGACACGGCCAACGTGTACTCCGAGGGCCTGTCGGAGGAGCTGACAGGGCAGTCGTTGCACAACCTGGGCATTTCGCGGCATGATGTGGTGCTGGCCACCAAAGTGCGCGGCAAGATGGGCGAAGGTCCGAACGATGCCGGCCTGACCCGCAAGCACATTTTTCAGCAGGTGGATGACAGCCTGCGCCGCTTGAAAACCGACTACATCGACCTCTACCAAACCCACAGCTACGACCCGCTGACGCCCCTGGAAGAGACGCTACGCGCCCTCGATGATTTAGTGCGCAGCGGCAAAGTCCGCTACATCGGGGCCAGCAACGTGGCAGCCTGGCAACTGATGAAGGCGCTGAGCTACTCCACCTACAACCACGTTGAAAAGTACGTTTCGCTGCAGGCTTACTATACCATTGCAGGCCGTGACCTGGAGCGGGAGTTGGTACCCTTGCTGCAGGATCAGAAGGTAGGCCTGATGGTGTGGAGCCCGCTGGCCGGTGGTTTCCTCAGCGGTAAGTTCAACCGCGAAAACCAGAACGAGGAAGGCGCCCGCCGCGTCAACTTCGACTTCCCGCCCGTGGACAAGGAAAAAGCCTTCGACATTATTGACGTGCTCCGGCCCATGGCCGAAGCCAAAGGCGCTACAGTGGCTCAACTGGCCCTGGCCTGGCTCCTGCACCAACCGGTGGTGAGTAGCGTTATCATCGGGGCCAAAAAGATGGACCAGCTGGAGGATAACCTGAAGGCCGTGGACGTACAGTTCTCGCCCGAAGAACTGCAGCAGCTAGATGAGGTTAGCAAGCTAGCTCCTGAGTACCCGGGCTGGATGCTGGACTTCACCAAAGGCGACCGGCAGCTGTAA
- a CDS encoding glycosyltransferase family 1 protein gives MSLSPPAEPPVRASQSSLATQSAAPAETLPYALPDLVCFAHLHWDFVWQRPQHLMSRFAQQGRVFYVEDAFYHADNLIEPHMEVKERQHGLKVLVVHLPDHLRHNEEASEEAQYEVLRQYFTEHNIENFIAWYYTPMALGKSRKFTPALTIYDCMDELAAFKFAPPALREREQELFKKADYVFTGGHTLYEAKSQQHSDAHPFPSSIDKDHFGQARQEMPEPADQAGIAHPRVGFFGVVDERLDIELLRQLADAHPEWQFVIIGPVVKIDPAMLPRQQNIHYLGGKDYQELPAYLRGWDVATLLFADNESTKFISPTKTPEYLAAGRPVVSTPIRDVVRPYGDLNLVHIADNAKDFGAAIEKALLQHQDADWRQRTDDYLATISWDQTWQQMVALMQKKLTATR, from the coding sequence ATGTCGCTGTCTCCACCAGCGGAGCCGCCAGTGCGCGCCTCCCAGTCTTCCCTCGCTACCCAATCTGCTGCCCCTGCCGAAACGCTACCCTACGCCCTGCCTGATTTAGTTTGTTTTGCCCACCTGCACTGGGATTTTGTATGGCAGCGGCCCCAACACCTGATGTCGCGCTTTGCGCAACAGGGTCGGGTGTTCTACGTGGAAGATGCCTTCTACCACGCCGATAATCTGATTGAGCCGCACATGGAAGTGAAAGAGCGGCAACATGGCCTGAAAGTGCTGGTAGTTCACCTGCCAGATCATTTGCGCCACAACGAGGAAGCCTCCGAAGAGGCCCAATATGAAGTATTGCGTCAATACTTCACGGAGCACAACATCGAGAATTTCATTGCCTGGTACTATACCCCTATGGCCCTGGGCAAGTCGCGCAAATTCACGCCGGCGCTTACCATCTATGACTGCATGGATGAGCTGGCAGCTTTCAAGTTTGCGCCGCCGGCCCTGCGCGAGCGGGAGCAGGAGCTGTTCAAGAAGGCTGACTACGTATTCACGGGAGGCCATACGCTCTACGAAGCCAAAAGCCAGCAGCACTCCGATGCGCACCCCTTCCCCAGCAGCATCGACAAAGACCACTTCGGGCAGGCCCGCCAGGAAATGCCCGAGCCCGCCGACCAGGCTGGCATTGCCCACCCCCGCGTGGGTTTCTTTGGAGTAGTAGATGAGCGCCTCGACATTGAGCTGCTCCGCCAGCTGGCCGACGCCCACCCCGAGTGGCAGTTCGTGATTATCGGCCCGGTAGTGAAAATCGACCCGGCTATGCTGCCCCGCCAGCAAAACATCCACTACCTCGGGGGCAAAGACTACCAAGAGCTGCCCGCCTACCTGCGCGGCTGGGATGTGGCTACCCTGCTCTTCGCCGACAACGAAAGCACGAAATTCATTTCGCCCACCAAAACGCCCGAGTACCTCGCGGCTGGCCGCCCGGTAGTAAGCACCCCTATCCGCGACGTGGTGCGCCCCTACGGGGACCTGAACCTGGTGCACATAGCTGATAACGCCAAGGACTTTGGCGCCGCCATTGAAAAAGCCCTGCTTCAGCACCAGGATGCCGACTGGCGCCAGCGCACCGATGATTACCTCGCGACTATCAGCTGGGACCAGACCTGGCAGCAGATGGTGGCCTTGATGCAGAAAAAACTGACCGCTACCCGCTAG
- a CDS encoding acyltransferase, with protein MQNNFDAVRLGLALTVVLCHLAVLSGLPAFQPFLAALSADFAVKGFFVISGCLVTRSFLSSASGREYAEKRARRIYPAYLVTLGLAWLVGLVNTTLPVGEYLGHPATYRYLGANAIFLNFLQPTLPGVFGQQLVPVLNGSLWTIKVELCLYACVPLLVWLCRRLGPYPAVGLVYVGALAWGWLLPHVPGLSPRAVTELSRQFPGMLHFFALGALFTLQERRLGPWLGGLALITGVAFLLLRHNAAREVMEPACYASLVLFLATRLPVQLPLGKWGDVSYGVYLVHFPLIQLFVCWGVFTSAPWLGLGSVLLLIWLVAFGMWHLVEKRWLRRSPRNSEPAQSNWVAARGGKP; from the coding sequence ATGCAAAACAACTTCGATGCCGTGCGCCTGGGGCTGGCCCTGACGGTGGTCCTGTGCCATTTGGCGGTGCTATCGGGGCTGCCGGCGTTTCAGCCTTTTCTGGCGGCATTATCGGCTGATTTTGCAGTGAAGGGCTTCTTCGTTATCAGCGGCTGCCTAGTTACGCGCAGCTTCCTGAGCAGTGCCAGCGGCCGGGAATACGCCGAAAAACGGGCTAGACGTATTTATCCGGCGTATCTGGTGACCCTGGGGCTGGCTTGGCTGGTGGGTTTGGTGAATACTACCCTCCCGGTAGGGGAGTACCTGGGGCACCCGGCTACCTACCGCTACCTGGGAGCCAATGCCATCTTCCTGAATTTTCTGCAGCCTACCCTGCCGGGCGTATTCGGGCAGCAGCTCGTGCCGGTGCTCAACGGCTCCCTCTGGACCATTAAGGTAGAGCTGTGCCTGTACGCCTGCGTGCCGCTGCTGGTGTGGCTCTGCCGCCGGCTGGGCCCCTACCCGGCTGTGGGGCTGGTGTACGTGGGAGCCCTGGCCTGGGGCTGGCTGCTACCCCATGTACCCGGCCTAAGCCCCCGGGCCGTAACCGAGCTCAGCCGGCAGTTTCCCGGCATGCTGCATTTTTTCGCCTTGGGGGCCCTGTTTACACTGCAGGAGCGCCGGCTAGGCCCATGGCTGGGCGGGTTAGCGCTGATAACGGGGGTAGCCTTCCTGCTGCTGCGCCACAACGCTGCGCGCGAGGTGATGGAGCCGGCCTGCTATGCCAGCCTCGTGCTGTTTCTGGCTACTCGCCTACCCGTTCAGCTCCCCCTGGGCAAGTGGGGCGACGTATCATATGGCGTCTATCTGGTGCACTTTCCGCTGATTCAGTTGTTTGTGTGCTGGGGCGTTTTCACGTCGGCCCCGTGGCTGGGGTTAGGTAGCGTGCTGTTGCTGATCTGGCTGGTGGCTTTCGGGATGTGGCACCTGGTAGAGAAGCGCTGGCTCCGGCGCAGCCCCCGCAACAGTGAGCCGGCGCAAAGCAACTGGGTTGCTGCCCGAGGTGGGAAGCCCTGA
- a CDS encoding GNAT family N-acetyltransferase: MLRSELIFLRPLEAEDLDFLYALENNPEVWGVSDTLVPVSRHVLRQYLDSAAADFFEVRQLRLVICAVATRQAVGTLDIFGFEPLHQRAGVGITILSEFRQQGYARAALILLLSYARQQLQLHQVYCTISVLNVASLQLFEGVGFSRVGVRREWLRTPDGWQDVVEMQYILG, from the coding sequence ATGCTCCGTTCCGAATTGATTTTTTTGCGCCCCCTGGAAGCCGAAGACCTCGATTTTCTGTACGCGCTGGAAAATAATCCGGAAGTCTGGGGTGTGTCCGACACGCTGGTTCCTGTGTCGCGGCACGTGCTGCGGCAGTACCTGGATAGTGCCGCAGCCGATTTTTTTGAGGTGCGGCAGCTACGGTTGGTTATTTGTGCAGTAGCTACTAGACAGGCCGTAGGTACATTGGATATTTTTGGGTTTGAGCCTTTGCACCAACGGGCGGGGGTAGGAATTACTATTTTATCGGAATTCAGGCAGCAGGGATACGCCCGCGCGGCTCTAATCCTGCTGCTATCCTACGCCCGGCAACAACTGCAACTTCACCAAGTCTATTGTACTATTTCGGTATTAAATGTAGCTAGCTTGCAGCTGTTTGAGGGAGTAGGATTCAGTAGGGTAGGGGTCCGGAGAGAGTGGCTTCGAACTCCTGATGGGTGGCAGGATGTTGTAGAAATGCAATATATTCTGGGCTGA
- the glf gene encoding UDP-galactopyranose mutase: MFDYLIVGAGFAGSVLAERLATRSNKKVLIVDKRSHIAGNAYDHYNEEGILVHKYGPHIFHTNSKDVFEYLSNFTDWRPYEHRVLASVDGQMVPMPINLDTINKLYGLSLNSFEVEQFFESVAEQVPVIKTSEDVVVSKVGRELYEKFFKNYTRKQWGMDPSELDKSVTSRVPTRTNRDDRYFTDTYQAMPLHGYTRMFERMLDHPNIKVMLNTDYHDIVDFIPFKEMIFTGPVDEYFDFKYGKLPYRSLEFKHETLNQENYLAAPVVNYPNDNLYTRITEFKALTGQKHPKTSIVYEYPKAEGDPYYPVPRLENAELYNKYKKLADETPNVHFVGRLATYKYYNMDQVVAQALTLYKKLTEKTEEAQKAAKPTIIGSASIMEKLVPRDPAKE; this comes from the coding sequence ATGTTCGATTATCTCATCGTCGGAGCCGGATTTGCCGGCAGTGTATTGGCCGAGCGGCTCGCTACGCGCTCCAATAAAAAAGTGCTCATCGTAGATAAGCGCAGCCACATTGCGGGCAACGCCTACGACCACTACAACGAGGAAGGCATCCTGGTCCACAAGTACGGACCTCACATTTTCCACACCAACTCGAAAGACGTTTTCGAGTACCTCTCCAACTTCACCGATTGGCGCCCCTATGAGCACCGCGTACTGGCTTCCGTGGATGGCCAGATGGTGCCCATGCCTATCAACCTCGACACCATCAACAAGCTCTACGGCCTCTCGCTCAATAGCTTCGAGGTAGAGCAGTTCTTCGAGTCAGTAGCCGAGCAGGTACCGGTTATCAAAACGTCGGAAGACGTAGTGGTAAGCAAGGTAGGCCGCGAGCTGTACGAGAAGTTCTTCAAGAACTACACCCGCAAGCAGTGGGGCATGGACCCTTCGGAGCTGGATAAGTCGGTAACGAGCCGGGTGCCTACCCGCACCAACCGCGACGACCGGTACTTCACCGACACCTACCAGGCCATGCCGCTGCACGGCTACACCCGCATGTTTGAGCGCATGCTGGACCACCCCAACATCAAGGTGATGCTCAACACCGACTACCACGACATCGTGGACTTCATTCCCTTCAAAGAGATGATTTTCACGGGCCCCGTGGACGAGTACTTTGACTTCAAGTACGGCAAGCTGCCCTACCGTTCCCTGGAGTTCAAGCACGAGACATTGAACCAGGAAAATTACCTGGCGGCGCCGGTGGTGAACTACCCCAACGACAACCTGTACACGCGCATCACGGAGTTTAAGGCCCTCACCGGCCAGAAGCACCCCAAAACCAGCATTGTGTACGAGTATCCGAAGGCTGAAGGCGACCCGTACTACCCCGTGCCGCGCCTCGAAAACGCCGAGCTCTACAATAAGTACAAGAAGCTGGCCGACGAAACCCCGAACGTACACTTTGTGGGTCGCCTGGCTACCTACAAGTACTACAACATGGACCAGGTAGTAGCCCAGGCCCTGACGCTGTACAAGAAACTCACCGAAAAAACCGAAGAAGCCCAGAAGGCTGCCAAGCCCACCATCATCGGCTCGGCCTCCATTATGGAGAAACTGGTGCCCCGCGACCCGGCCAAGGAATAG